A single Penaeus chinensis breed Huanghai No. 1 chromosome 7, ASM1920278v2, whole genome shotgun sequence DNA region contains:
- the LOC125026998 gene encoding uncharacterized protein LOC125026998, whose protein sequence is MEALWQMMFADDVVLCAREKGVLEDNLEQWRDALEERGIKKSRSKTEYMCLNGLSLGSVNLQDSQLPVTDNFKYLGSTIQSGGGTKVEVTRRIQCGWNNWKKMSGVLCDRKVPPRVKGKLH, encoded by the coding sequence ATGGAAGCCCTGTGGCAGATGATGTTTGCAGACGATGTGGTACTGTGTGCTAGAGAAAAAGGGGTTCTAGAGGATAATCTCGAACAGTGGAGAGACGCtctggaagaaagaggaataaaaaaatcaagatcaAAGACGGAGTATATGTGCTTGAATGGGTTATCCTTGGGAAGTGTGAATCTGCAAGATAGTCAACTGCCTGTGACTGACAACTTTAAATATCTAGGGAGCACGATACAATCAGGTGGGGGGACAAAAGTCGAAGTGACTCGTAGAATCCAATGTGGTTGGAATAACTGGAAGAAGATGTCTGGGGTCCTTTGTGACAGAAAAGTACCaccaagagtgaaagggaagctACACTGA
- the LOC125026999 gene encoding uncharacterized protein LOC125026999 encodes MVVQPAMLHCMETVPLSIRDTKRLEVAEIKMCRWALGHTLENHVRNEYIRERMRIVSIGVRCKEIRLRWFGHVKRRDEVYVGRRVMDMRLPGRKKHGSPKLRWMDCVRRDLDSIIAKEEDTLD; translated from the coding sequence ATGGTGGTGCAACCAGCAATGCTGCATTGTATGGAAACAGTTCCACTGAGCATCCGTGATACAAAGAGACTAGAAGTGGCAGAAATAAAAATGTGTAGATGGGCCCTTGGGCATACTTTGGAAAATCATGTGAGAAATGAATACATAAGAGAACGAATGAGAATTGTTAGTATTGGGGTAAGGTGCAAGGAAATTCGCCTGAGGTGGTTTGGCCATgtcaagaggagagatgaggtctATGTTGGCAGGAGGGTGATGGATATGAGGCTGCCAGGAAGGAAAAAGCATGGTAGTCCAAAGCTGAGATGGATGGACTGTGTGAGGAGAGACCTGGATTCGATTATAGCAAAGGAGGAGGATACCCTGGACTGA